The following are encoded in a window of Bacillus sp. SORGH_AS_0510 genomic DNA:
- a CDS encoding ABC transporter permease — MRPYVSFLKLRLNMGMQYRTAAFAGVATQFFWGMIIIMVFEAFYQHATKTPPISLPQIITYIWLQQAFLVFVTMWFRDNELFELITSGNIAYELCRPWELYGFWYAKLLAQRLSSALLRCFPILLIAFMLPASYRLTLPPNVTTLFLFIITLLLGLLLLIAISMFLYISVFVTMSPVGSLLVFSVLGEFFAGLIIPVPLMPSWLQTIANVLPFRWTADFPFRVYSGHISEEVAINGILIQLAYLAVLVGLGRFSLNRILRKVVVQGG, encoded by the coding sequence ATGAGGCCATATGTATCCTTTTTAAAACTGAGGCTTAACATGGGGATGCAGTATCGAACGGCTGCGTTCGCGGGAGTGGCTACGCAGTTCTTCTGGGGCATGATCATTATTATGGTGTTCGAAGCCTTCTATCAACATGCAACAAAGACACCGCCTATATCGCTGCCACAAATTATTACTTATATTTGGCTGCAGCAAGCCTTTCTGGTATTTGTTACAATGTGGTTCCGTGATAACGAGCTGTTTGAACTGATAACAAGTGGAAACATTGCTTATGAGCTGTGCCGACCATGGGAGCTTTATGGATTTTGGTATGCGAAGCTGCTAGCCCAACGGCTGTCGAGTGCGCTGCTGCGCTGCTTCCCTATATTGCTCATTGCATTCATGCTGCCTGCTTCCTACCGCCTGACATTACCACCAAATGTGACTACACTTTTCCTTTTTATTATCACCTTATTGCTAGGATTACTTCTGTTAATTGCTATTTCAATGTTCTTATACATATCCGTATTTGTGACCATGTCACCGGTTGGATCACTTTTAGTATTCAGTGTTCTCGGAGAGTTTTTTGCAGGCTTAATCATACCCGTTCCACTCATGCCATCATGGCTTCAGACCATTGCTAATGTCCTTCCGTTCCGCTGGACGGCCGATTTTCCATTCAGGGTCTATTCCGGTCATATCTCTGAGGAGGTTGCCATCAACGGAATTCTGATCCAGCTGGCCTATTTGGCTGTACTGGTTGGCTTAGGGAGGTTCTCGCTTAACCGAATATTAAGGAAAGTCGTTGTACAAGGAGGTTGA
- a CDS encoding ATP-binding cassette domain-containing protein has product MIKLEGISKSYKVAQRTSGVREAAKSLFYRKHTIVEALKDISFSINPGEIVGYIGPNGAGKSTTIKIMSGILVPDTGSCSIMGYTPWKDRVQYVKNIGVVFGQRSQLWWDVPVLDSFELLKDIYKIPQQEYNTTIDLLIETLELQSIVQSPVRQLSLGQRMRCEIAASLIHNPKILFLDEPTIGLDAVSKIAVRQFVKTINKEKGVTVILTTHDMNDIEALAERVILIGKGSLLYDGNLNELRKQFGTHKTITADYEKNSKQIHIPGTFILSWSPERVVLSVETEEIKTSDVITQLSNQVELQDVTIEAQPIEDIIVQLYKEYQI; this is encoded by the coding sequence TTGATTAAATTAGAAGGTATCTCGAAATCCTATAAGGTTGCCCAGCGCACTTCTGGAGTGAGGGAAGCGGCAAAATCCCTATTCTATCGAAAACATACGATTGTAGAAGCACTGAAGGATATCTCTTTTTCTATTAATCCAGGAGAAATCGTCGGTTACATCGGCCCAAATGGGGCTGGAAAGTCTACCACCATTAAAATTATGAGTGGGATATTGGTGCCTGACACCGGAAGCTGTAGCATTATGGGCTATACCCCTTGGAAGGATCGCGTGCAATATGTAAAAAATATTGGGGTGGTTTTTGGCCAGCGTTCCCAGCTTTGGTGGGATGTTCCTGTACTCGATTCATTTGAACTCTTAAAAGATATTTACAAGATTCCACAGCAAGAATATAACACCACCATTGATCTGCTCATTGAAACACTTGAACTGCAATCCATCGTCCAATCACCCGTCCGCCAGTTAAGTTTAGGGCAGCGGATGCGCTGTGAAATTGCAGCTTCCCTCATTCATAATCCCAAGATTTTATTTTTAGATGAACCGACGATTGGCCTTGATGCTGTTTCGAAAATAGCCGTTCGCCAGTTTGTGAAAACAATTAATAAGGAGAAGGGTGTAACGGTCATTCTCACTACCCACGATATGAACGATATTGAAGCATTGGCTGAACGGGTCATTCTGATTGGAAAAGGTAGCTTATTATACGATGGCAATTTAAATGAATTAAGAAAACAGTTCGGTACGCATAAAACAATAACGGCTGATTATGAAAAAAATTCAAAGCAAATTCACATTCCGGGAACTTTCATCCTTTCTTGGTCACCTGAGCGGGTGGTTTTGAGCGTCGAAACGGAGGAAATCAAGACATCCGATGTAATCACCCAGCTGTCCAATCAGGTTGAGCTTCAAGATGTAACCATCGAGGCACAGCCAATCGAGGATATCATTGTTCAGCTCTATAAGGAGTACCAAATATGA
- a CDS encoding nuclease-related domain-containing protein, with amino-acid sequence MGVLKSRIESKELLVWRSLYARGNLTSDEKHYYRTLEKGYEGELMFDQLTKGLQSDVYILNGLLFEINNSYFQIDTLLIAPQKIYVFDVKNSGGDYLYEDEKFRRLRGGNDLKNPLHQLERCETLLRQFLKKLGYQLPIDSHIVFINPEFTLYQAPPDKPIIFPTQLNLLVQQLNTIPSKLSKRHKELADLLMASHQSEYPFCKFPPYQFDQMKKGKLCTINANFNMYRNDCIRMYSFG; translated from the coding sequence ATGGGTGTTTTAAAGTCTCGTATCGAATCAAAGGAATTATTAGTCTGGAGGAGTTTATATGCACGAGGTAATTTAACATCAGATGAAAAACATTATTATCGCACCCTTGAAAAGGGATATGAAGGTGAGTTGATGTTCGATCAGCTGACAAAGGGGCTTCAATCTGATGTTTACATTTTGAACGGTCTACTCTTTGAAATTAACAACTCTTATTTCCAAATCGACACCCTTCTGATTGCTCCACAAAAGATCTACGTGTTCGATGTGAAAAATTCCGGAGGCGACTATTTGTACGAAGATGAAAAGTTTCGGAGGCTTCGGGGTGGCAACGATCTGAAAAATCCATTACACCAATTGGAGCGGTGTGAAACATTACTTCGCCAATTCTTGAAAAAACTCGGCTATCAGTTACCTATTGATAGTCACATTGTCTTCATTAACCCTGAGTTCACCTTATATCAGGCTCCCCCTGACAAGCCCATTATTTTTCCAACGCAATTAAATCTACTTGTCCAGCAATTAAACACAATTCCTTCGAAGCTATCAAAAAGACATAAGGAGCTTGCTGATCTATTAATGGCTTCGCACCAAAGTGAGTATCCCTTTTGCAAATTTCCTCCCTATCAATTTGACCAAATGAAAAAGGGGAAACTGTGTACTATAAATGCTAATTTTAATATGTACAGAAATGATTGTATAAGAATGTACAGTTTTGGGTAG
- the istA gene encoding IS21 family transposase, translating into MYVQLDITTNFEINSLTDLPKLKLLMENLNMKINKSKLARELNVDRRTVDKYINGYVPQKKRDRESKIDDYYGVIKLLLSRESKQRFFYKRVLWQYLKDNHGLECSQSTFRAYIARKPEFQAYFSEGKRTETVHSVIRYETLPGEQAQIDWKENIRYITKDGEILYVNVAVFLLSHSRFRTFHLTISKSQSVLMSFLTESFEAIGGVPKNLVTDNMKTVMDEPRTEYSKGVVNERFGQFEKDFGFKVRPCIAGRPRTKGKVESPMKLIDEIHAYQGKFDYEELHAFVQSLCERINHSYHQGTGKIPILAIEQEKNLLLPLPRKQIRDSYKIHHKLVQVNSACMITYKSNQYSVPAEYKGKTVGLQVYDNQIHIYYNTELIAKHEVSEIKLNYKKEHYVEALSRGLPHFPDIDELAKNNLRAIDEVYKNE; encoded by the coding sequence ATGTATGTTCAACTAGATATTACAACAAATTTTGAAATCAACAGTCTTACAGACTTACCAAAACTTAAACTTCTTATGGAGAATTTAAATATGAAAATTAACAAGAGTAAATTAGCTAGAGAATTAAATGTAGATCGGAGGACAGTTGATAAATATATTAATGGATATGTGCCTCAAAAGAAACGAGATAGAGAATCTAAGATAGATGATTATTACGGAGTAATAAAGCTACTGCTTTCCCGAGAGTCTAAGCAGAGATTTTTTTATAAACGTGTTCTATGGCAGTATTTAAAAGATAATCATGGACTGGAATGTTCCCAGTCAACATTTCGAGCTTATATAGCTCGTAAACCAGAGTTTCAAGCATACTTTAGTGAGGGGAAACGTACAGAAACTGTTCACTCCGTAATTCGTTATGAAACCCTTCCGGGTGAACAAGCTCAAATAGATTGGAAGGAGAATATCCGGTATATAACGAAAGATGGAGAAATTCTTTATGTAAATGTGGCTGTTTTTCTTTTGTCCCATTCCCGTTTTAGAACCTTTCATTTAACAATATCAAAGTCACAAAGCGTATTGATGTCCTTTCTGACAGAAAGCTTTGAAGCCATTGGGGGAGTGCCTAAAAACCTTGTGACGGATAATATGAAAACAGTAATGGATGAACCACGAACCGAGTATTCAAAGGGAGTAGTGAATGAACGCTTTGGTCAATTTGAAAAGGATTTTGGGTTTAAAGTAAGGCCTTGTATTGCAGGACGACCAAGGACGAAGGGGAAAGTTGAAAGTCCTATGAAATTGATAGACGAGATTCATGCCTATCAGGGAAAATTTGATTATGAGGAGCTTCATGCGTTTGTGCAGAGCCTTTGTGAACGGATTAACCACAGTTACCATCAGGGTACAGGGAAAATACCTATTTTGGCCATTGAACAAGAAAAAAATCTCTTATTGCCCCTACCAAGAAAGCAAATAAGAGATTCTTATAAGATCCACCATAAACTTGTACAGGTCAATTCCGCTTGCATGATTACTTATAAATCAAACCAGTATTCAGTTCCAGCTGAATACAAAGGGAAAACCGTTGGTTTACAAGTATATGATAATCAAATCCATATTTATTATAACACGGAGTTAATCGCGAAACACGAGGTCAGTGAAATCAAACTCAACTATAAAAAAGAACACTACGTTGAGGCACTCTCAAGAGGGCTTCCGCACTTTCCGGATATTGATGAGCTGGCTAAAAATAACTTACGAGCGATTGATGAGGTGTATAAAAATGAATAG
- the istB gene encoding IS21-like element helper ATPase IstB, protein MNSSYQQLMQNLEYLKLKQMIGHLGETIDFGMSNQLSFVDTLLKLTNYEIDMREKTMVNSMVKVGAFPHRKEIKDFDFNFQPSVNKQQILDFTTLRFLEEKENIVFLGPSGVGKTHLATAIGIAAAKKRTSTYFIKCNELILQLKRAKLENRLESRLKHYGKYKLLIIDEIGYLPIDREDAKLFFQLIDLRYEKKSTILTTNVSFKQWDEVFQDTKIANAILDRVLHHATVVNIIGDSYRIKNHLEKENE, encoded by the coding sequence ATGAATAGTAGTTATCAACAATTAATGCAAAACCTTGAGTATTTAAAATTAAAACAGATGATTGGTCATCTTGGTGAAACGATTGATTTTGGTATGAGTAATCAATTATCTTTTGTAGACACACTCTTAAAACTAACAAATTATGAAATCGATATGCGTGAAAAAACCATGGTTAATTCAATGGTCAAGGTGGGGGCCTTCCCCCACCGTAAAGAGATAAAGGATTTTGATTTTAATTTCCAACCATCAGTAAACAAGCAGCAAATACTTGATTTTACAACATTACGATTTCTCGAAGAGAAAGAGAATATCGTATTCTTGGGACCTAGTGGAGTCGGAAAGACACATTTAGCAACAGCCATAGGGATAGCAGCAGCCAAGAAACGAACCAGTACCTATTTTATAAAATGTAATGAATTAATCCTGCAATTAAAAAGAGCAAAATTAGAAAATCGCTTAGAAAGTCGATTAAAGCATTATGGAAAGTATAAGTTATTAATTATTGATGAAATTGGATATCTACCAATTGATCGTGAGGATGCCAAATTGTTCTTCCAGCTAATTGATTTAAGATATGAGAAAAAAAGCACCATATTAACCACAAATGTAAGCTTTAAGCAGTGGGATGAGGTCTTCCAGGATACAAAAATAGCAAATGCCATATTGGATCGTGTATTACACCACGCAACAGTTGTGAACATAATTGGTGATTCGTATCGTATTAAAAATCATTTGGAAAAGGAAAACGAGTAA
- a CDS encoding AIM24 family protein, giving the protein MSKYSISEFIDKTEQVDKGEGFFELETPRMLEVNLDGQVWAKAGSMVAYHGKIKFEREGILEHGLGTAFKKAITGEGASLMKAGGQGKLYLADSGKKIIILHLNNESIYVNGNDLLAFEPSIKWEIKLMKKIAGLMAGGLFNVRCEGTGMIAITTHYEPLTLRVTPGQPVITDPNATVAWSGNLRPEFQTDISLKTFFGRGSGESIQMRFEGEGFVVVQPYEEVRRVEQKLV; this is encoded by the coding sequence TTGAGTAAGTATTCGATTAGTGAATTTATTGATAAAACAGAGCAGGTAGATAAAGGTGAGGGATTCTTTGAATTAGAGACTCCTAGAATGCTAGAGGTAAATCTGGACGGTCAGGTTTGGGCGAAAGCGGGGTCGATGGTTGCGTATCATGGGAAAATCAAGTTTGAGCGCGAAGGAATATTGGAGCATGGACTAGGAACCGCATTCAAGAAGGCCATCACCGGTGAAGGCGCCTCATTAATGAAGGCAGGCGGTCAAGGAAAATTGTATTTAGCAGATTCGGGTAAAAAAATCATCATTCTCCATTTGAACAATGAATCCATCTATGTGAATGGGAATGATTTGCTTGCATTTGAGCCGAGTATTAAGTGGGAGATCAAGTTAATGAAAAAGATTGCCGGGCTAATGGCGGGCGGTTTATTCAATGTTCGTTGCGAAGGAACCGGTATGATTGCTATTACGACTCACTATGAGCCACTCACTCTAAGGGTTACTCCAGGACAGCCTGTCATTACAGATCCGAATGCAACGGTTGCCTGGTCAGGAAATCTTCGTCCGGAGTTTCAGACAGATATCAGTTTGAAGACGTTCTTTGGAAGAGGAAGCGGCGAGTCTATCCAAATGAGATTTGAGGGCGAAGGATTTGTCGTTGTGCAACCATACGAAGAAGTTCGCAGGGTTGAACAAAAGTTAGTTTAA
- a CDS encoding SAM-dependent methyltransferase: MEKNKESLTALVSCYARGYHALQSNQPIFNDCVASTLLKEEEKQLISTNWANAIAFFAPEKSETLKTFEDKLQWVMNNQTVPQLVSRARYAEDGLLSAIERGVRQYVILGAGFDTFAWRQENLPEDFIIYEVDHPATQAFKINRLHEMELEMPKNVRFVPVDFKKDSLQDELIKVGYNKQNLTYFSLLGVVMYLEKHDFYQLLSTISDLSVNGSSFIFDYLDDTAFNDELASKKLIQMRQITAHTGEPMVTGFDPLTLDLKLQDCNMLVYENLSPENIQEWYFTDRDDDLHAFDHFHFAHLVVQK; the protein is encoded by the coding sequence TTGGAAAAGAACAAGGAAAGTTTAACGGCATTAGTAAGCTGCTATGCTAGGGGATATCATGCCTTGCAAAGTAACCAACCAATTTTTAATGATTGTGTTGCCAGTACGCTGTTAAAGGAGGAAGAAAAGCAGTTGATCAGCACGAATTGGGCGAATGCCATTGCGTTTTTTGCTCCGGAAAAAAGTGAAACGTTGAAGACATTTGAGGATAAATTGCAATGGGTAATGAACAATCAGACCGTGCCGCAATTAGTCAGCCGTGCTCGCTACGCTGAGGATGGACTTTTATCAGCGATTGAACGAGGTGTCAGACAGTATGTGATTTTGGGTGCAGGCTTTGACACATTTGCATGGAGACAAGAAAACCTCCCTGAAGATTTCATCATCTACGAAGTCGATCACCCTGCAACCCAAGCGTTTAAAATCAACCGTCTGCATGAAATGGAGTTGGAAATGCCTAAGAACGTGAGGTTCGTTCCTGTTGATTTTAAAAAGGACTCTCTTCAGGATGAATTGATCAAGGTCGGCTATAATAAACAAAACTTAACATACTTCAGCTTATTAGGTGTGGTCATGTACCTAGAGAAGCATGATTTCTATCAACTTCTTTCTACTATTTCTGATCTGTCTGTTAATGGTAGTTCATTCATCTTTGATTACCTCGACGATACTGCATTTAATGACGAATTAGCCTCCAAGAAATTAATCCAAATGCGACAAATTACGGCCCATACAGGTGAGCCGATGGTCACCGGTTTTGACCCGCTTACGCTTGACCTGAAACTCCAAGATTGCAATATGTTAGTCTATGAAAATCTATCCCCTGAAAATATTCAAGAGTGGTATTTTACGGATAGAGACGATGACCTGCATGCCTTCGATCATTTTCACTTTGCTCATTTAGTGGTTCAGAAATAA